In Desulfurococcaceae archaeon MEX13E-LK6-19, the genomic window GCATAGAGTTGCTTCAAGTTCTTTATTGATAATGGTACTGGTTGTGATGTAGAGGGATCTGTAAAGAAGTATGGCGATAGGTCCTTATGGCTCTTTAGATGAGACAACACGCTTTTCTGCAGGAGCTCGCCTGTTTCCGTTAGTGAAAACCTCCCTTCAAAAACCTCAGTTACATAACCCAGTTTCACGAGCTCTTTCAAATACCTCTTTGCTGTCGAAGGTAGGACACCAAGTTTCTCTGCTATTTCATCAATACTACACGATTCTCCTGGAGCTAGTGCAAATAATGCTCTATAGAATGAATGGCGCAAACCCATGAGTATTACCTCCGCTAAGTGAGACTAGTGGTTCTTGATTAAAATTTAAGCTTTTTATTATCAAGTATATACGCGTAGATACAATATATGGACTGAATACAACTACTATATTAACCATGACATTCCTAGATCAAAATAGGGTTTTAGATATGGAACGGAATGATAGTATTGAAATAAAACATACAAGCACTGTCATATGGGCTCGTTTACCCGATAACACAAAGGCGTATATAAAGTATGAGATTAGAGAAAACAGGATGCTAATACTTGAAACATATACACCACCACAACATAGAGGTAAGGGTATAGCTAAGAAGCTCATGGAGTATGCTGTTAAGCTAGCTGAAGAAAAGAACCTGTACATAGAACCAATATGTAGTTATTCAATATATTATTTCACGAAAAACCCTGATAAGAAGTATATTTTGGCGCCTGAATATCGTGACGTCGATTTAGAGCAGTTATGGCGGAGTAAAATCGAAGAGGAAGGTAGGAAAAAATAATCTAAATCAATTATTTCTTCAACACAATGTGTACAGGGTCTCCCAACAGGTATTCAGCGAATTCCCTTACCGCCTCGGATAATGTCAAGTGTGGATATGGGATTTCAACGATCTCTCCTAGACTCATTTTATCTAGGTATAATGGTAGGAATTGTGCTATAGCTTCGGTTGCATTAGGAGCGACGACGTGTACTCCTAGCACTTCATTATTCTTTCCGAGAAGTATCTTTACGAAACTTAGTTCGCCATCTTTTATCCTTATTCCTGAAAGAAATGCTAATGGGAGTTTTACTTTCTTGTACTCTATGCCCTTTTCCTTTAGTTCGTCTTCAGTATAGCCTATGGACCCTATTTCTAGTCCCGTGAATACAGCAACAGGAATATTGTGTGGCTCTATTTTCTCTAATGGTTTTCCTGTATGGATTGTTTCTGCAACTCTAATACTTTCCACGAGAGCTTTATGAGCTAGTAATGGTCCACCGATTACATCTCCTGCAGCATATATACGTGGATTACTTGTTCTATACCCTTCACGTGTTATTATGAATCCTTTGTTATCAGTTTCTACTCCAGCATTCTCTACTCCAGCGTCTCTGGATCTAGGGATCCTGCCGATACTAACTAGGACCTTCTCTATCTGTATGGTTTCACCATTTGATAATCGTGCTTCAACGAGCCCTTCAGGTCTTATGTTTATGGATTCTACAACAGTTTTCTTATAGATCTTTACCCCCTTCATTCTAAGGAAACGCTCTATAGTCCTTGCAGCATCGATATCTATTCCCGGAAGGAGGCGAGGCAGGAGTTCTACAATATATGTTTCAACGCCGAGGCTCGACAACATATAGCCTATTTCGCAACCTATAACACCACCGCCTACAATAAGTATACTTGAGGGTATGTCCTCGAGCTCGAAGAAATCCCTATTCGAAATAACATGCTCGCCATCGAAAGGTATGTTTGGTAACGGACGTGGATCAGTACCAGTAGCTATTATCACGTTTCTTGCTTTTACTACCTCACCGTTACCGAGCTTTACTGTTCCTTCATTATCCGCAAGTGTGCCATGAGTATTATAGAGTTTGATGCCATGTTTCTCGATAAGGTACTCTAAACCCTCTCTAGTTGATGAAACAATCTGTTTAACTGACTCCATGATCTTTTTTGTATCAATACTTATTTCCTTAGAGACTTTTTTTAGAGAATCAAAAGCATGTGCAAACTTATATATTGTTTTAGATGGCACACAACCATAATTAGTACATTCGCCGCCAAGAAATCTTTCTTCAACAATAGCGACTTTATACCCTTTACGTGCAAGTTTTATGGCTGCAGGATACCCGCCAAGACCTCCTCCTAGAACAACTAGGTCATAGGATTCAGTCAAGATAGAATCACCTGAGATGGCAGCTATACAGTCTTAATTATTCATTCCGCGAGATAATAATGTTACATACATATATTGGGAGGATAAACACTTGATTATTAGTCGAATAATTTATTTACCAAACGCAATTATTCACATAAGTATAGCATAACCAGGTACAAGCAGGTGAGGCATGTTTGTCTAGAGACCAGATAATAGGTGTAGGGCTTCTCATAGTATCAAT contains:
- a CDS encoding MarR family transcriptional regulator, which codes for MGLRHSFYRALFALAPGESCSIDEIAEKLGVLPSTAKRYLKELVKLGYVTEVFEGRFSLTETGELLQKSVLSHLKSHKDLSPYFFTDPSTSQPVPLSIKNLKQLYALLKYDVIEWKILEHHVKAGYLSKWIREAIGDIELANKIDEARNSIDKDKLMKIIEERLKIIDSIKGLQVSEKI
- a CDS encoding N-acetyltransferase; this translates as MERNDSIEIKHTSTVIWARLPDNTKAYIKYEIRENRMLILETYTPPQHRGKGIAKKLMEYAVKLAEEKNLYIEPICSYSIYYFTKNPDKKYILAPEYRDVDLEQLWRSKIEEEGRKK
- a CDS encoding FAD-dependent oxidoreductase, which gives rise to MTESYDLVVLGGGLGGYPAAIKLARKGYKVAIVEERFLGGECTNYGCVPSKTIYKFAHAFDSLKKVSKEISIDTKKIMESVKQIVSSTREGLEYLIEKHGIKLYNTHGTLADNEGTVKLGNGEVVKARNVIIATGTDPRPLPNIPFDGEHVISNRDFFELEDIPSSILIVGGGVIGCEIGYMLSSLGVETYIVELLPRLLPGIDIDAARTIERFLRMKGVKIYKKTVVESINIRPEGLVEARLSNGETIQIEKVLVSIGRIPRSRDAGVENAGVETDNKGFIITREGYRTSNPRIYAAGDVIGGPLLAHKALVESIRVAETIHTGKPLEKIEPHNIPVAVFTGLEIGSIGYTEDELKEKGIEYKKVKLPLAFLSGIRIKDGELSFVKILLGKNNEVLGVHVVAPNATEAIAQFLPLYLDKMSLGEIVEIPYPHLTLSEAVREFAEYLLGDPVHIVLKK